One window from the genome of Pandoraea fibrosis encodes:
- a CDS encoding SDR family NAD(P)-dependent oxidoreductase, with the protein MALLENKVVVVTGAGRGLGAVYARRLAAEGAAIVVNDVGRDAQGVASAEQVAASIRDNGGRAVAHTEDISTVVGGQSLLQCALDHFGRVDILVNNAGILRDKSFAKMDEADWDAVQQVNFKSLYTVTRPIFSWMKDNGGGGVIVNTSSVSGIVGNFGQTNYGASKAGVWGFSHVLALEGAKFGVRVWTLAPAATSALTAGLMSEAMQKELAPEHVAEVLLYMVSDLSGTRTGHTIFASGQSIRELKLLSSEGIPGARGGAPISAQAIAANEGRLYREEPALTIMDFSQ; encoded by the coding sequence GCGGAAGGGGCTGCCATCGTCGTCAATGACGTGGGTCGCGACGCGCAGGGAGTGGCGTCAGCCGAGCAGGTCGCCGCCAGTATTCGAGACAACGGTGGACGTGCTGTCGCACATACCGAGGACATCTCCACGGTCGTCGGTGGGCAGTCGCTACTGCAGTGCGCACTCGATCACTTCGGCCGCGTCGACATCCTGGTCAACAACGCCGGCATTCTGCGTGACAAGTCATTTGCAAAAATGGACGAGGCCGACTGGGACGCCGTGCAGCAGGTGAACTTCAAGAGTCTCTATACCGTAACCCGGCCGATCTTCAGTTGGATGAAGGACAACGGTGGGGGTGGCGTCATCGTCAACACCAGCTCCGTGTCGGGCATCGTCGGCAACTTCGGACAGACGAATTACGGCGCGTCAAAAGCGGGCGTCTGGGGCTTCTCTCACGTTCTGGCCCTCGAAGGCGCGAAGTTCGGCGTGCGTGTCTGGACCCTGGCTCCGGCCGCCACTTCTGCACTGACCGCAGGCCTGATGTCTGAGGCCATGCAAAAGGAGCTCGCACCGGAACATGTCGCCGAGGTCTTGCTGTACATGGTCAGCGACCTCTCGGGCACGCGCACCGGCCATACGATCTTCGCCTCGGGACAGTCGATTCGCGAGTTGAAACTGTTGTCGTCCGAGGGTATCCCTGGGGCAAGAGGCGGCGCGCCGATTTCGGCACAGGCGATCGCCGCCAACGAGGGCCGCCTGTATCGCGAAGAGCCCGCACTCACCATCATGGATTTCAGTCAGTAA